One Panicum virgatum strain AP13 chromosome 9K, P.virgatum_v5, whole genome shotgun sequence genomic region harbors:
- the LOC120647458 gene encoding ADP,ATP carrier protein 1, mitochondrial-like: protein MEHELRSPSGIQRVHGQPVLLSRISSYSAMNNPVFNNVPLWSHHGMNATVGLPSVMMPSPVFASAPKEKGFSGFMVDFLMGGVSAAVSKTAAAPIERVKLLIQNQDEMIKSGRLSEPYKGIGDCFARTMKDEGVISLWRGNTANVIRYFPTQALNFAFKDHFKRMFNFKKDKDGYWKWFAGNLASGGAAGACSLFFVYSLDYARTRLANDAKAAKKGGGRQFNGLIDVYKKTLASDGIRGLYRGFNISCVGIIVYRGLYFGMYDSLKPVLLVGTLQDNFFASFLLGWGITIGAGLASYPIDTVRRRMMMTSGEAVKYNSSLDAFKQIVAKEGTKSLFKGAGANILRAVAGAGVLAGYDKLQVIVFGKKYGSGGA from the exons ATGGAGCATGAACTACGTTCTCCATCTGGGATCCAAAGGGTTCATGGGCAGCCCGTGTTGTTGAGCAGAATCTCTTCTTATTCTGCCATGAATAACCCTGTATTCAACAATGTGCCCCTCTGGTCGCATCATGGGATGAATGCAACTGTTGGGCTCCCATCAGTCATGATGCCGTCCCCCGTCTTTGCTTCTGCCCCCAAAGAGAAAGGTTTTTCTGGATTTATGGTTGACTTTCTGATGGGTGGAGTCTCTGCTGCTGTTTCCAAGACTGCTGCTGCTCCCATTGAGCGTGTCAAGCTGTTGATTCAGAACCAGGATGAGATGATCAAAAGTGGTAGGCTTTCTGAACCCTACAAGGGTATTGGAGACTGCTTTGCCCGGACGATGAAAGATGAGGGTGTCATCTCACTGTGGAGAGGAAACACAGCTAATGTCATCCGTTACTTCCCCACACAG GCATTGAACTTTGCATTCAAGGACCACTTCAAGCGCATGTTCAACTTCAAGAAGGACAAGGATGGATACTGGAAATGGTTTGCTGGAAACCTTGCTTCTGGAGGAGCTGCTGGTGCTTGCTCTCTCTTCTTTGTTTACTCTCTGGACTACGCTCGTACGCGTTTGGCCAATGATGCCAAGGCTGCAAAGAAGGGTGGTGGGAGGCAGTTCAATGGACTCATTGATGTTTACAAAAAGACCCTTGCCAGTGATGGTATCCGTGGCCTCTACCGTGGATTCAATATCTCTTGTGTAGGAATCATTGTGTACCGAGGTCTTTACTTTGGAATGTACGACTCCCTCAAGCCAGTTCTTCTTGTTGGTACCCTACAG GACAACTTCTTTGCCAGCTTCTTGCTCGGCTGGGGTATAACAATTGGTGCCGGCCTTGCCTCGTACCCCATCGATACTGTCCGCCGTCGTATGATGATGACGTCTGGTGAGGCTGTCAAGTACAACAGCTCCTTGGATGCCTTCAAGCAAATTGTTGCAAAGGAGGGCACCAAGTCCCTCTTCAAAGGTGCTGGTGCGAACATCCTCCGTGCTGTTGCTGGCGCTGGTGTCCTTGCTGGGTATGACAAGCTCCAGGTGATCGTCTTTGGCAAGAAGTACGGGTCTGGCGGCGCCTAA